Proteins encoded by one window of Melanotaenia boesemani isolate fMelBoe1 chromosome 10, fMelBoe1.pri, whole genome shotgun sequence:
- the LOC121648214 gene encoding uncharacterized protein LOC121648214: MKRGVWHADTISSIASSDTDEQGDKATSELAEADTTKPHGLAELEWSLTEMSIDDEQHVDEGAINDLRNSVIDWAGDAPLERPIQTEEMDIGDEEDMPSLSIKFGGALNQVPSLDKLPVIGLDETVHDLIPELDPVPETCTYSDSACDLRLPQVKTAEHIVGAKASIIYEECLRHLASFVTLPVQKCAKLKETGEVCQQCPPYRVHIKERGTASVLEWICADGHLVWQWVSQPVMKFGMQAGDFMLSTNILLSGNNYNKVALLFKFMNMGMVGRGTFFSIQDTYCVDTVKSYWMQKRAEAIAKLQRKDVVVLADGRNDTPGHCAQYCSYTAMENDTREIISVVTVDKRQTDRRSTVMEKEAFIRTVDQLMAEVKLVEICTDAHSQISAVMDPEKGRYKGHGINHSLDMWHGAKNLAKKIAAAAKIKEQSALLLWLKDIVNHFWWCCKKAENFEEFLILWVGIIHHVCNEHEWATGQCQHGPIEEAQKEWIEKDSKVHEALVDIVLKKRWLKDIHKYLRFRSTADLESFHNHVLMYASKRFAFTPPVYEARVILAALDYNFHLGRPTRQRADGSNMYTRIFRKNAKRYSVYALKTPKTYGYIQALQTEVVKCRLEADKGMPRTRTLRPDDPRKLGRLPPVPPPSVEELVQTQVKRGLGPEFNTNPPSV, translated from the exons ATGAAGAGAGGTGTTTGGCACGCAGACACCATATCAAGCATTGCATCAAGTGATACAGACGA GCAAGGAGACAAGGCAACATCGGAACTTGCTGAAGCAGACACAACAAAGCCTCATGGATTGGCTGAACTTGAATGGAG CCTAACTGAGATGAGCATTGATGATGAACAACATGTTGATGAAGGAGCCATCAATGATCTGAGAAATAGCGT AATTGACTGGGCTGGTGACGCTCCCCTTGAAAGGCCTATACAAACGGAGGAAATGGACATCGGAGATGAAGAGGATATGCCCTCACTTTCTATCAA ATTCGGAGGCGCTTTGAATCAGGTTCCATCCCTCGACAAACTTCCAGTAATTGGTTTGGATGAGACGGTGCATGACTTGATCCCAGAACTGGATCCTGTTCCAGAGACGTGCACATACAGTGACTCGGCATGTGATCTCAGGCTCCCCCAAGTAAAGACGGCAGAACATATTGTAGGAGCTAAAGCGTCCATCATTTATGAGGAATGCTTGAGGCACCTGGCTTCTTTTGTAACTTTGCCAGTTCAAAAGTGTGCCAAATTGAAAGAGACGGGTGAAGTATGTCAGCAGTGCCCACCATACAGAGTCCACATCAAAGAGAGAGGCACAGCAAGTGTTTTAGAATGG aTCTGTGCTGATGGACATCTTGTGTGGCAATGGGTTTCACAGCCTGTAATGAAATTTGGGATGCAGGCTGGTGACTTCATGCTTTCAACAAACATCTTGTTGTCTGGAAACAATTACAACAAAGTAGCACTACTCTTCAAGTTCATGAACATGGGAATGGTTGGAAGAGGAACATTCTTTTCCATCCAAGACACATACTGTGTCGACACAGTTAAAAGTTACTGGATGCAGAAAAGGGCTGAAGCCATAGCtaaactgcagagaaaagatGTTGTGGTCCTTG CTGACGGGAGGAATGACACTCCAGGACATTGTGCACAATACTGCAGTTACACTGCAATGGAGAATGATACACGGGAGATCATCAGTGTTGTAACTGTAGATAAGAGACAGACCGACAGAAGATCAACTGTTATGGAAAAGGAGGCCTTCATTCGAACAGTTGATCAGCTTATGGCTGAGGTGAAGCTGGTGGAAATCTGTACAGATGCCCACTCACAGATTAGTGCTGTCATGG ATCCTGAAAAGGGGAGGTATAAGGGACATGGAATAAATCACAGTCTTGACATGTGGCATGGAGCTAAAAACCTGGCCAAAAAAATCGCTGCA GCTGCCAAGATAAAGGAACAGTCGGCTCTACTACTATGGCTAAAGGACATTGTAAATCACTTTTGGTGGTGTtgcaaaaaagcagaaaactttGAAGAGTTCTTG ataCTGTGGGTTGGAATAATCCACCACGTATGCAATGAGCATGAGTGGGCAACTGGCCAGTGTCAACATGGTCCAATTGAGGAAGCCCAAAAGGAGTGGATAGAGAAAGATTCAAAGGTTCATGAGGCGCTTGTGGATATTGTTCTGAAGAAGCGGTGGCTGAAGGATATCCATAAGTACTTGCGTTTTAG ATCTACAGCTGACTTGGAGAGTTTTCACAACCACGTCCTCATGTATGCAAGCAAGCGTTTTGCTTTCACTCCTCCAGTCTATGAAGCCCGTGTTATTCTGGCTGCCCTGGACTACAACTTCCATCTTGGTCGGCCAACAAGACAGAGAGCAGATGGCTCCAACAT GTACACAcggattttcagaaaaaatgcaaaacgTTATAGCGTTTATGCATTGAAGACACCAAAAACATATGGCTACATTCAAGCGCTGCAGACTGAGGTGGTGAAGTGTAGATTGGAAGCAGATAAAGGCATGCCAAGAACACGGACACTGAGGCCAGATGATCCACGCAAGCTCGGTCGACTTCCACCTGTACCTCCCCCATCCGTTGAAGAACTTGTACAAACACAAGTGAAAAGGGGCCTCG GTCCAGAATTCAACACCAATCCTCCTTCTGTATAA